CTCGTTGGCATATCCCGTGTTTGTCAAACCGGTCAATATGGGGTCTTCGGTGGGTGTGAGCAAATGTTACAGCCGCGCAGATTTACTGGAAGGTTTGATGGATGCGGCTCAATTTGATCGCCGGATTTTGATTGAGCGCGGCATCAACGCCCGCGAGATTGAAATCAGCGTTTTGGGCAACGACCAACCCCGGGCCTCGCTTCCCGGCGAGATCCGCCCCGAAGCCGATTTTTATTCCTATGATGCCAAATACCACGATGACCGTTCGCAAGCCTTTATCCCTGCGGATATCCCCGCCGGAACGGCTGAAATGATGCGTAGTACAGCCGTGCGTGCTTATCAGGTGATTGATTGCGCGGGCATGGCGCGGGTAGACTTCTTGCTGGATAAGGATAGCGGCGAATTTTATCTCAATGAAGTCAATACGCTGCCGGGGTTTACCCAAATTAGCATGTACCCGAAGCTATGGGAAGCCAGCGGCATGTCGTATGCGGATATATGTGATCGCTTGATTGAACTGGCTGTGGAGCGTCGCGCTGAGCGCGATCAAACTCAGTGGCGCTACGAAGGTGAAAGATAACTCCTACTATGAAGCGTGAAGCAACTCTGCCGCGAGCCAAACAGGTTCGAGAAAAACGGAATACACAGGGCAATCAGGTTGCGCGCCGTAAAAAAACGTCGGGCGTTCGTGCCACGCTGCCTCCGGTGATGGTGCGAGGCGGCGCTCCACCTCCGGCACAGAATTCACGCGCCAAGGCTAAAAGAGTCAAGCGCCGCTATGATATTGCCCTGCCTGCGCCGGGCGTCGAGATGCGCCTGCCAGCGGTGCCGGCGATCAGGGTTGGTTGGCGTTTGGTATCTTTCATGTTTGTCTTGTTGCTTTCGGGTGCTTTATATTATTTATTTACTTCGCCTGTGTATCGAGTGCAAGATGTTGAAATTGCGGGCGGTGTGTATCTATCTTCTGATAGTATCAGCCGCATGATGTTGATTTACAACCAGCCAATTTTCCTTGTTGAACCTCAGGTGATTGCCAGCCAGTTGGTTGACACCCTCGATGGATTGACATCTGCCGCCGTTACGGTAAGTTTTCCTGCCCAGGTTACGGTGACGGTTGAAGAACGTGCTCCGGTGCTGGTTTGGGAGTTGGATGGTCAAACGCAGTGGGTCGATGCTCAGGGATTTGCGTTTCCCCCGCGCGGGGACGCAAGTACTTTGGTTCGGGTGGTCGCATCAACTCCCCCCCCTGCGCCGATCATCCTGGATGAGGTCGAAGAAACTGGCGAGTCACATCCCTATATGACACCGGAAATGGTCACGGCTATTTTGTCGATCAGAAATTATGCGCCGGATAGTGTTGATCTGCTCTATGATGGTGAACACGGATTTGGCTGGCACGATCCGCATGGTTGGATTGTATATTTTGGTATGGATGATGATAATGTGAAGATGAAAATCGCCATTTACGATACTTTGTTGCGGCATTTGAATCGAGAAGGTATTCAGCCTGCCATAATTAGTGTGGAGTATTTGCATGCTCCGTTTTATCGTTTGGAGCCTTAGCTATGGAATCGCCAATTATTGTTGGTATTGATGTCGGAACGACCAAGACTTGTACGCTGGTTGCCCGTTTAGAGAATGACAACCAGTTGCGAATTTTGGGTGTGGGCATTGAACCCTCGAAAGGAATGCGCAAAGGCGGCGTGGTAGATTTGAACGCGGCTGGCGCGGTCATTGCGCGTGCGGTTGAAAAAGCTGAACACACATCTGGCCTTGAAATTGAATCGGCGCTGGTGAGTTTGGCGGGATCATTTATCACATCGGAGAATAGC
The window above is part of the Chloroflexota bacterium genome. Proteins encoded here:
- a CDS encoding D-alanine--D-alanine ligase — translated: MTDKLKVAVLFGGRSGEHAVSRMSARSVLAALDANKYDVIEIGITHEGIWLAGERVLDAFVAEKLDHLTPVTLVPDPNRNGLYQIKSTPHGEQFEHFTDVDVYFPILHGTFGEDGTLQGLFEMANVAYVGAGVLGSSVGMDKAVFKAVMRAHHIPVVDEVLSLRSDLHKNMDAILDRVEASLAYPVFVKPVNMGSSVGVSKCYSRADLLEGLMDAAQFDRRILIERGINAREIEISVLGNDQPRASLPGEIRPEADFYSYDAKYHDDRSQAFIPADIPAGTAEMMRSTAVRAYQVIDCAGMARVDFLLDKDSGEFYLNEVNTLPGFTQISMYPKLWEASGMSYADICDRLIELAVERRAERDQTQWRYEGER
- a CDS encoding FtsQ-type POTRA domain-containing protein; translation: MKREATLPRAKQVREKRNTQGNQVARRKKTSGVRATLPPVMVRGGAPPPAQNSRAKAKRVKRRYDIALPAPGVEMRLPAVPAIRVGWRLVSFMFVLLLSGALYYLFTSPVYRVQDVEIAGGVYLSSDSISRMMLIYNQPIFLVEPQVIASQLVDTLDGLTSAAVTVSFPAQVTVTVEERAPVLVWELDGQTQWVDAQGFAFPPRGDASTLVRVVASTPPPAPIILDEVEETGESHPYMTPEMVTAILSIRNYAPDSVDLLYDGEHGFGWHDPHGWIVYFGMDDDNVKMKIAIYDTLLRHLNREGIQPAIISVEYLHAPFYRLEP